Proteins encoded by one window of Elaeis guineensis isolate ETL-2024a chromosome 12, EG11, whole genome shotgun sequence:
- the LOC105055712 gene encoding serine/threonine protein phosphatase 2A regulatory subunit B''beta-like — MVEMDVEAARDIAASLDLDLLQLPEISLLALKQNPSIAEHLYSQWLSLPETRKLVKFLLDNIKAGLSLNVAGSSGGKNATASNTLPSMFPAVHRHFRLEAPLELLANFAVVLEFYSKNGLPPSFELKEQCLSRIIELFYGYLNGLQVQGNLQATVILFYCTFLKDRCRLPWYCTKEDFKPVLRELLASHPGLEFLQSTPEFQEQYGKGIVKLCIGIHETA, encoded by the exons ATGGTTGAGATGGATGTGGAAGCGGCGAGGGACATAGCGGCATCCCTCGATCTCGATCTGCTGCAGCTCCCAGAAATCTCTCTGTTAGCACTCAAACAAAATCCTTCCATTGCCGAACATCTCTACTCGCAGTGGCTCTCACTTCCAGAAACGCGTAAGCTG GTAAAATTTTTGCTTGACAATATAAAGGCAGGGTTATCCTTGAATGTTGCTGGGAGCTCTGGTGGTAAAAATGCTACCGCAAGCAATACATTGCCTTCCATGTTCCCTGCAGTGCACCGCCACTTTCGCCTAGAAGCACCTCTGGAACTCCTG GCGAATTTTGCTGTTGTATTGGAG TTCTACTCCAAGAATGGGCTGCCCCCTTCATTTGAACTAAAAGAGCAATGCTTATCTAGAATTATTGAGCTTTTCTATGGCTACTTGAATGGTCTTCAAGTTCAAG GAAATTTGCAAGCTACCGTCATTCTTTTCTACTGCACTTTTCTGAAAGATCGATGTAGATTGCCTTGGTATTGtaccaag GAGGACTTCAAACCTGTTCTTCGAGAACTTTTGGCCAGCCATCCTGGGTTGGAATTTTTACAGAGCACACCTGAGTTCCAAGAACAATATG GGAAAGGAATTGTAAAATTGTGCATAGGGATACATGAAACTGCATAA